One Amycolatopsis thermophila DNA segment encodes these proteins:
- a CDS encoding crotonase/enoyl-CoA hydratase family protein translates to MTQPHALVEQRAHTLVVTMNRPEVRNAITGEMMAILVEAWDRVDSDPDIRCCVLTGAGGAFCAGADLKSMSRNSPADSYEKGTFDPGRIEGLLKGRRLTKPLIAAVEGAAIAGGTEILQATDIRVAGESARFGVSEARWGLFPMGGSAVRLPRQIPYTMAAEILLTGRHLSAAEAKEIGLIGSVVPDGTALDRALELADMIAANGPLAVRAILRTIRDTEGMHEEEAFKLEAQYGLKVFQSADAKEGPKAFTEKRKPRFEGR, encoded by the coding sequence ATGACACAGCCGCACGCCCTGGTTGAACAACGCGCGCACACGCTCGTGGTGACGATGAACCGGCCGGAGGTCCGCAACGCGATCACAGGTGAGATGATGGCGATCCTGGTCGAAGCCTGGGACCGGGTGGACAGCGATCCGGACATCCGGTGCTGCGTCCTCACCGGGGCGGGCGGGGCGTTCTGCGCCGGGGCCGACCTGAAGTCGATGAGCCGCAATTCGCCCGCGGACTCCTACGAGAAGGGCACGTTCGACCCGGGCCGCATCGAGGGACTGCTGAAGGGCCGCCGCCTGACGAAGCCGCTCATCGCCGCGGTCGAGGGCGCCGCGATCGCCGGTGGCACGGAGATCCTGCAGGCCACGGACATCCGGGTGGCCGGGGAGAGCGCGCGGTTCGGGGTGTCGGAAGCGCGGTGGGGGCTGTTCCCGATGGGCGGTTCGGCGGTGCGCCTGCCGCGGCAGATCCCGTACACGATGGCCGCGGAGATCCTGCTGACCGGGCGGCACCTGTCGGCGGCCGAGGCCAAGGAGATCGGCCTGATCGGGAGCGTCGTGCCGGACGGCACGGCGCTGGACCGCGCGCTGGAACTGGCGGACATGATCGCGGCGAACGGTCCGCTCGCGGTCCGGGCGATCCTGCGCACGATCCGCGACACCGAAGGGATGCACGAGGAGGAGGCCTTCAAGCTGGAGGCCCAGTACGGGCTGAAGGTCTTCCAGTCGGCCGACGCCAAGGAAGGCCCGAAGGCGTTCACCGAGAAGCGCAAGCCGCGGTTCGAAGGTCGCTGA
- a CDS encoding acyl-CoA synthetase: protein MAYNIADLLEHAVDAVPDRPAVICGQRRLTYAQLEDRANRLAHHLAAQGVGPGSHIGVYSRNSVETIEAMFAAYKLRAVAVNVNYRYVEGELRYLFDNADLVALVHERKYADKVAAVLPETPKLKHVLVVEDGSDADFSGYGGVGYEPALAAQRADRDFGERSPDDVYIVYTGGTTGYPKGVMWRHEDVWRALGGGIDFVTGEYVPDEWTMAEQGKQGAMVRLPAAPLIHGAAQWAAFGAMFSGGTVVFVPQFDPHEVWREVERHKVQVLTIVGDAMARPLLDAYHQGGYDASSLVAVSSHAALFSQSVKQEYLRTFPNLVLTDAIGSSESGFTGIGMVAKDADHSAGPRVNFGKDAILIDDDNRVVARAPGATGRIARRGHVPLGYYKDPAKSETIFVEVDGKRYVVPGDWARYEEDGTVTLLGRGSQCVNTGGEKVFPEEVESALKSHPDVFDAIVVGVPDERLGQRVGAIIQPRTGVTPDLGAIEAHVRTQVAGYKVPRSVWLVDEIGRLPTGKPDYPWAARHAAGNPPTETQKA, encoded by the coding sequence GTGGCATACAACATCGCGGATCTGCTCGAGCACGCCGTCGACGCCGTGCCGGATCGCCCCGCGGTCATCTGCGGGCAGCGGCGCCTGACCTACGCCCAGCTGGAGGATCGGGCCAACCGGCTGGCGCACCACCTCGCCGCGCAGGGGGTCGGTCCCGGCTCCCACATCGGCGTCTATTCCCGCAACTCCGTCGAGACGATCGAGGCGATGTTCGCCGCGTACAAGCTGCGCGCCGTCGCGGTCAACGTGAACTACCGCTACGTCGAAGGAGAGCTGCGCTACCTGTTCGACAACGCCGACCTCGTCGCGCTCGTGCACGAGCGCAAGTACGCCGACAAGGTCGCCGCGGTGCTCCCGGAGACCCCGAAACTGAAACACGTACTAGTCGTCGAAGACGGGAGTGACGCCGACTTCTCCGGGTACGGCGGCGTCGGGTACGAACCGGCGCTGGCGGCCCAGCGGGCCGACCGCGACTTCGGCGAGCGCAGCCCCGACGACGTCTACATCGTCTACACCGGAGGCACCACGGGCTACCCGAAGGGCGTCATGTGGCGCCACGAAGACGTGTGGCGCGCGCTCGGCGGCGGCATCGACTTCGTCACCGGCGAGTACGTTCCGGACGAGTGGACGATGGCCGAGCAGGGCAAACAGGGCGCGATGGTCCGGCTGCCGGCCGCGCCGCTGATCCACGGCGCCGCCCAGTGGGCCGCGTTCGGCGCGATGTTCAGCGGCGGCACCGTGGTGTTCGTGCCGCAGTTCGACCCGCACGAGGTCTGGCGCGAGGTCGAGCGGCACAAGGTGCAGGTCCTCACCATCGTCGGCGACGCGATGGCGCGCCCGCTGCTCGACGCCTACCACCAGGGCGGGTACGACGCCTCCTCGCTGGTGGCGGTGTCCAGCCACGCCGCGCTGTTCTCGCAGTCGGTCAAGCAGGAGTACCTGCGCACGTTCCCGAACCTGGTCCTCACCGACGCGATCGGTTCGTCGGAGAGCGGCTTCACCGGCATCGGCATGGTCGCCAAGGACGCCGACCACTCGGCGGGCCCGCGGGTGAACTTCGGCAAGGACGCCATCCTCATCGACGACGACAACCGCGTGGTGGCGCGCGCGCCCGGCGCGACCGGCCGGATCGCGCGACGCGGGCACGTGCCGCTGGGCTACTACAAGGACCCGGCCAAGTCGGAGACGATCTTCGTCGAGGTCGACGGCAAGCGCTACGTCGTGCCCGGCGACTGGGCCCGCTACGAGGAGGACGGCACGGTCACCCTCCTCGGCCGCGGCTCGCAGTGCGTCAACACCGGCGGCGAGAAGGTGTTCCCGGAAGAGGTGGAAAGCGCGCTGAAGTCGCACCCGGACGTGTTCGACGCGATCGTCGTCGGCGTCCCGGACGAGCGGCTCGGCCAGCGGGTCGGCGCGATCATCCAGCCGCGCACCGGCGTCACGCCCGACCTCGGCGCGATCGAGGCGCACGTGCGGACCCAGGTCGCCGGCTACAAGGTGCCGCGCAGCGTGTGGCTGGTCGACGAGATCGGCCGTCTGCCCACCGGCAAACCCGACTACCCGTGGGCCGCGCGGCACGCCGCCGGGAACCCGCCCACCGAAACGCAGAAGGCCTGA
- a CDS encoding NAD(P)H-dependent flavin oxidoreductase has protein sequence MRTALCETFGIQYPIIGFTPSEHVAAAISKAGGLGVLGCVRFNDAGELDRVLDWMDANTDGKPYGVDIVMPAKVPTEGAAVDLSKLIPAEHVAFVERTLRELGVPELPEDTEERAGVLGWLHSVARSHVEVALKHPIKLIANALGSPPVDVIGQAHEHGVPVAALAGKAEHAVRHVDNGVDFVVAQGHEAGGHTGEIASMVLLPEIVDAVGDRAPVLAAGGIGSGRQVAAALALGAQGAWTGSMWLATEEYLQTMPESTAMQQALVSASSSDTVRTRIYTGKPARLLKTRWTEAWTAPDAPEPLPMPLQNLLVSSAHNRIHAANDPTVVSMPAGQIIGRIDRVRPVAEIMADLVSGYEETLARLDKTR, from the coding sequence ATGCGCACCGCGCTGTGCGAGACGTTCGGCATCCAGTACCCGATCATCGGGTTCACCCCCTCGGAGCACGTGGCCGCTGCCATCAGCAAGGCCGGCGGGCTCGGTGTGCTCGGGTGCGTCCGGTTCAACGACGCCGGCGAACTCGACCGGGTGCTGGACTGGATGGACGCGAACACCGACGGCAAGCCCTACGGCGTCGACATCGTGATGCCCGCGAAGGTCCCCACCGAAGGCGCCGCGGTCGACCTGTCGAAGCTGATCCCCGCCGAGCACGTCGCGTTCGTCGAGCGGACCCTGCGCGAACTGGGTGTCCCGGAGCTGCCGGAGGACACCGAGGAACGCGCCGGTGTGCTCGGCTGGCTGCACTCGGTGGCCCGCTCGCACGTCGAGGTGGCGCTCAAGCACCCGATCAAACTGATCGCCAACGCGCTCGGCTCGCCGCCCGTGGACGTGATCGGCCAGGCGCACGAGCACGGGGTGCCGGTCGCGGCGCTCGCGGGCAAGGCCGAGCACGCGGTGCGGCACGTCGACAACGGTGTGGACTTCGTGGTGGCGCAGGGGCACGAGGCCGGCGGGCACACCGGCGAGATCGCGTCGATGGTGCTGCTGCCGGAGATCGTCGACGCGGTGGGGGACCGGGCGCCGGTGCTCGCGGCGGGCGGGATCGGCTCGGGCAGGCAGGTCGCGGCGGCGCTCGCGCTCGGGGCGCAGGGCGCGTGGACGGGCTCGATGTGGCTGGCGACCGAGGAGTACCTGCAGACGATGCCCGAGTCGACCGCGATGCAGCAGGCGCTGGTCAGCGCGTCGTCGTCGGACACCGTGCGGACGCGCATCTACACCGGCAAGCCCGCGCGGCTGCTCAAGACGCGGTGGACGGAAGCGTGGACGGCCCCCGACGCGCCCGAGCCGCTGCCGATGCCGCTGCAGAACCTGCTCGTGAGCTCCGCACACAACCGCATCCACGCCGCCAACGACCCGACGGTGGTCTCCATGCCGGCCGGGCAGATCATCGGACGGATCGACCGGGTGCGCCCGGTGGCCGAGATCATGGCCGACCTGGTCAGCGGCTACGAGGAAACCCTCGCGAGGCTCGACAAGACACGCTGA